In Flavivirga abyssicola, the following are encoded in one genomic region:
- a CDS encoding family 16 glycosylhydrolase produces MIAKFKRTVLFTTIVAHVLIFCASCNSAKTSKESPASATATFLPYTDPENKGGWELNPHVSDEFDAKEIDEKKWYIVGKFEDGKPFYKHPDKPNKKVWKGRAPSQFSGKNYRLEGGKLILETRWEPDFPFSPEIRKPVFGEAMPYENITTACFIGRNEFKYGYIEIKSKAADGPISSAFWAMGERLEVDFFELFGGTGNPNKKHLDSQLWWSIRDWNKPVTGKPTYTERKDLGFRVADDFHIFGIEWNENGMKYYVDGKLFSEVTAEEVTAWAKKNRTKITLPEDYNGYVADRPISLWVDQEAFPWHDVPKSKEELEAKSPEHLKNDGVLDYEIEYIRVWQKR; encoded by the coding sequence ATGATAGCAAAATTTAAAAGAACAGTTTTATTTACAACAATAGTAGCTCATGTGCTTATATTTTGCGCAAGCTGTAACTCTGCAAAGACATCTAAAGAGTCACCTGCATCTGCTACCGCTACATTTTTGCCATATACAGACCCGGAAAACAAAGGAGGTTGGGAATTGAATCCTCATGTAAGTGATGAGTTTGATGCTAAAGAAATTGATGAAAAAAAATGGTATATTGTCGGGAAGTTTGAAGATGGCAAACCGTTTTATAAACATCCGGATAAGCCAAATAAAAAGGTTTGGAAAGGGCGTGCACCATCTCAATTTTCAGGTAAAAATTACCGCTTAGAAGGTGGTAAGCTAATTCTTGAAACACGCTGGGAACCCGATTTTCCATTTAGCCCTGAAATTAGAAAGCCTGTTTTTGGAGAAGCAATGCCTTATGAAAACATTACTACAGCTTGTTTTATAGGACGAAATGAATTTAAATATGGCTACATAGAAATAAAAAGTAAAGCAGCAGACGGACCTATATCCAGTGCATTTTGGGCCATGGGAGAACGATTGGAGGTTGATTTTTTTGAATTGTTTGGCGGCACAGGTAATCCTAATAAAAAACATTTAGATAGTCAATTATGGTGGTCTATTAGAGATTGGAACAAACCTGTTACAGGAAAACCAACTTACACAGAAAGAAAAGACCTAGGTTTTAGAGTCGCTGATGATTTTCATATCTTTGGTATTGAGTGGAACGAAAATGGCATGAAATATTATGTGGATGGTAAATTATTTTCTGAAGTAACAGCAGAAGAAGTTACAGCTTGGGCTAAGAAAAATAGAACAAAAATAACCTTACCAGAAGATTATAATGGCTATGTAGCAGATAGGCCTATTAGCCTTTGGGTAGATCAAGAAGCTTTTCCTTGGCATGATGTGCCTAAAAGTAAAGAGGAGTTAGAAGCTAAAAGTCCAGAACACTTAAAGAATGATGGT
- a CDS encoding family 16 glycosylhydrolase → MKKEKITWKFSKVMLIFSIVSLLFYACSSSDNDTIEEDPKEEGPKEEEPKEEEPKINDGLPLSDQLNEGNWILNTQMSDEFEAGALNENKWLIQGRDGEYQSNFVGRPPSQFSTDNVRLEDGKLKIQTRWEPDYNFSPKTNPNTGEKFENITTAAVISKSVFKFGYMEIKSKSADAQITSSFWTTNAKSVNSSERSELDMFETFGGHKTNASWRKRLKFNIISWAPDNAYYLPGGNGPVHSRNIQADHETASDFHVYGFEWTPEFIKVYIDGELHPDGTITKAELTGNGSDADRWVTDVPYHIWFDSETFPWLGLPEEADLPADYEIEYVRVWQK, encoded by the coding sequence ATGAAAAAAGAGAAAATTACATGGAAGTTTAGCAAAGTCATGCTAATATTTAGTATAGTGTCTTTATTGTTTTATGCTTGTTCCAGTAGCGATAACGACACCATTGAAGAAGACCCTAAAGAAGAAGGACCTAAAGAAGAAGAGCCTAAGGAAGAGGAACCAAAAATTAATGATGGCTTACCATTATCTGATCAGTTAAATGAAGGTAATTGGATTTTGAATACACAAATGAGTGATGAGTTTGAAGCAGGGGCTTTAAATGAAAATAAATGGTTAATTCAAGGGCGTGATGGGGAGTACCAATCAAATTTTGTAGGTAGACCACCTTCTCAGTTTTCTACAGATAATGTAAGATTAGAAGATGGTAAATTAAAAATACAAACAAGATGGGAGCCAGATTACAATTTTTCACCTAAAACAAACCCTAATACTGGTGAGAAGTTTGAAAACATTACCACAGCCGCAGTTATAAGCAAAAGTGTTTTCAAGTTTGGTTACATGGAAATTAAATCAAAATCTGCTGATGCACAAATAACGAGTTCTTTTTGGACAACAAATGCAAAGTCAGTTAACAGTAGTGAAAGATCTGAACTTGATATGTTTGAAACGTTTGGAGGTCATAAAACAAATGCGTCATGGCGAAAAAGACTTAAGTTTAATATTATAAGCTGGGCACCGGATAATGCGTATTATCTACCTGGAGGTAATGGTCCTGTTCATTCTAGAAATATCCAAGCTGATCATGAAACAGCAAGTGATTTTCATGTATATGGTTTTGAATGGACTCCAGAATTTATAAAGGTTTATATCGATGGAGAATTACATCCAGATGGTACAATTACAAAAGCAGAACTTACCGGAAATGGTTCCGATGCCGATAGATGGGTTACAGATGTTCCTTATCACATTTGGTTTGACTCTGAGACATTTCCTTGGTTAGGCTTACCAGAAGAAGCAGATTTACCAGCAGATTATGAGATTGAATATGTAAGAGTATGGCAAAAATAA
- a CDS encoding mandelate racemase/muconate lactonizing enzyme family protein, whose translation MKIKSIETFVLKDKLSKSFFFSQWEYSERCICIVKVTAEDGTYGWGEGYGPASVLEAGIKLLEPFVVGENVLENEVVWNTMYRKTLDFARRGILVASMSAIDIAVWDLKGKLLNLPISTLLGGAHRSKVRPYATGLYFTDHKNPTKTFEEEAKLYISQGFKAMKMKVGLGIKEDVKNVKLMREIIGPEIQLMVDSNHAYTLREATELARKIEQYDIAWFEEPLSPEFYDQYSELRQKTTIPISGGECEYLRFGFQQLIASKSVDIIQPDICASGGLTEAKRIGALASANGVDLIPHTWGTAIGLHVALHFISNIESVPGRMYQPDFLMEYDQTENGLRDKLCFPSIEMKDGMIEVPKRPGLGIDIDEDVLNKYASVPTGNTEEIQKIYKVK comes from the coding sequence ATGAAAATAAAATCAATTGAGACATTCGTATTAAAGGACAAATTGTCTAAGAGTTTTTTCTTCTCACAATGGGAATATTCCGAAAGGTGTATCTGCATAGTAAAAGTAACTGCTGAAGATGGTACTTATGGTTGGGGAGAAGGATATGGCCCAGCATCAGTATTAGAGGCAGGGATTAAGCTTTTAGAACCTTTCGTAGTAGGAGAAAATGTACTTGAAAACGAAGTTGTTTGGAATACAATGTATCGTAAAACACTTGATTTTGCTAGAAGGGGAATACTAGTGGCTTCAATGAGTGCAATTGACATAGCGGTATGGGATTTAAAAGGTAAGCTTTTAAACTTACCTATATCTACTTTGCTTGGAGGTGCTCATCGTTCAAAAGTTCGTCCTTATGCGACTGGGCTTTACTTTACAGATCATAAAAACCCAACTAAAACTTTTGAGGAAGAAGCAAAACTTTATATCTCTCAAGGTTTTAAGGCGATGAAAATGAAAGTAGGTTTAGGTATAAAAGAGGACGTGAAGAACGTTAAGCTTATGCGTGAAATTATCGGTCCGGAAATTCAATTAATGGTAGATTCTAACCACGCCTATACTTTGAGAGAGGCAACTGAACTTGCAAGAAAGATAGAACAGTATGATATCGCTTGGTTTGAAGAGCCATTATCGCCAGAATTTTATGACCAATATAGTGAGTTGAGGCAAAAAACAACCATTCCAATTTCTGGAGGGGAATGTGAATATTTACGATTTGGATTTCAACAATTAATAGCAAGCAAATCTGTAGATATCATTCAACCAGATATTTGTGCCAGTGGAGGACTTACCGAGGCAAAACGTATTGGCGCTTTGGCAAGTGCAAATGGTGTAGATCTAATTCCTCACACTTGGGGAACAGCTATTGGATTACATGTTGCCCTTCACTTTATCTCCAATATAGAATCTGTTCCTGGAAGAATGTACCAGCCAGATTTTTTAATGGAATATGACCAAACCGAAAATGGATTGAGAGACAAGCTGTGTTTTCCATCTATCGAAATGAAAGATGGCATGATAGAAGTTCCTAAAAGACCAGGACTAGGAATTGATATTGATGAAGATGTTTTGAATAAATATGCTTCCGTTCCAACAGGTAATACAGAAGAAATTCAGAAAATTTACAAAGTTAAATAG
- a CDS encoding NAD-dependent succinate-semialdehyde dehydrogenase has protein sequence MKTENYGYKKLYIDGELIDAHDGQKDDVICPATGESIAQVARGGKADAELALKAAQKGFKYWSKLSLAERTKWMLKLRTAILDKEHELRTAMVHEMGKTYAGSQEDIDRLTEALEWYPSAMQNLREEQIPDYENTHTHKMISQPAGVVVAYLAWNFPLLNVGYKLGPALAAGCSIIIKPSGYSPLSTYMLGEILNDIKFPAGVINILAGPSSEVATTLTTSTIPAVLTMIGSTTTGQKVIADSTTSIKKLGMELGGNAPFIVFEDADFDKAVDLAIGLKFGNTGQICVAANRIFVHKSIYKKFLEAYVQKTSELKIGFGIKENEDVFMGPVVSKKDRDRMFDLVDDAVSKGGKLEYGGKIPEGLPENGYWMEPTVVSGITTDMKLFRQETFGPVAGIMPFDTDDEVLELANDTEFGLASYIFTNNHQRIARFTEELEFGEIQINGVKYAIYLPHGGFKNSGIGHDCSHLALEDYLVKKRVSAALD, from the coding sequence ATGAAAACAGAAAATTACGGATATAAAAAACTTTACATCGATGGTGAATTAATCGATGCACATGACGGGCAAAAGGATGATGTTATTTGTCCTGCTACTGGGGAATCTATTGCTCAGGTAGCAAGAGGAGGGAAAGCAGATGCAGAATTGGCTCTTAAAGCTGCTCAGAAAGGATTTAAGTATTGGTCCAAGTTATCTCTGGCAGAACGCACTAAATGGATGCTTAAATTGCGTACAGCAATTTTAGATAAAGAGCATGAGTTGCGTACGGCAATGGTTCATGAAATGGGTAAAACCTATGCTGGTTCCCAAGAAGATATAGACAGGCTTACAGAAGCCTTAGAGTGGTATCCTAGCGCCATGCAAAATTTAAGAGAAGAACAAATCCCAGATTATGAAAATACACACACTCATAAGATGATATCGCAACCAGCGGGAGTCGTTGTTGCTTATTTAGCGTGGAATTTTCCATTGCTTAATGTTGGATATAAATTGGGACCAGCGCTAGCAGCTGGATGTTCAATAATCATTAAGCCATCAGGATATTCTCCGTTATCAACTTATATGCTTGGAGAAATTTTAAACGATATTAAATTTCCAGCAGGTGTTATAAACATACTTGCAGGTCCAAGTAGCGAAGTAGCGACTACTTTAACAACCAGTACAATTCCAGCTGTGTTAACTATGATTGGCTCAACGACAACAGGACAAAAAGTTATTGCTGATAGTACAACGTCCATTAAGAAACTTGGAATGGAATTGGGAGGTAATGCACCGTTTATCGTTTTTGAAGATGCAGATTTTGATAAAGCTGTCGATCTTGCTATTGGCTTAAAGTTTGGAAATACAGGTCAAATTTGTGTAGCTGCAAACAGGATTTTTGTTCATAAAAGTATTTATAAAAAATTCTTAGAAGCTTATGTTCAGAAAACTTCAGAATTAAAAATTGGATTTGGTATTAAGGAGAATGAAGATGTGTTTATGGGGCCTGTTGTTAGTAAGAAGGACAGAGATCGTATGTTTGATTTGGTAGATGATGCCGTTAGCAAGGGTGGTAAATTAGAATATGGAGGAAAGATTCCTGAAGGATTACCAGAAAATGGTTATTGGATGGAGCCTACAGTAGTGTCTGGAATTACTACAGATATGAAGCTTTTTAGACAGGAAACTTTTGGACCGGTTGCAGGTATTATGCCTTTCGATACGGATGATGAGGTTCTTGAATTGGCAAATGATACAGAATTTGGACTTGCATCATATATTTTCACAAACAATCATCAAAGAATTGCAAGATTTACTGAGGAATTAGAGTTTGGAGAAATACAAATAAATGGTGTTAAGTATGCTATTTATCTGCCTCATGGCGGATTCAAAAATAGTGGTATTGGCCATGATTGTTCGCATTTAGCCTTAGAAGATTACTTAGTAAAGAAACGAGTTTCTGCGGCCTTGGATTAA